One region of Solanum pennellii chromosome 6, SPENNV200 genomic DNA includes:
- the LOC107023098 gene encoding SNF2 domain-containing protein CLASSY 1-like gives MKRHIHYNAHPIDPHPFEAFRYGSWQAVERLRINMGTITTHVLVDGEVIEENIPVTDLRMRSRKATLSDCACFLRPGLEVCVLSIPYQGEDSGDEKDVKPVWIDGKIRSIERKPHELTCTCKFHVSVYVTQGPPPILKKTLSKEIKMLPIDQIAVLQKLEPKPCEDKRYRWSSSEDCNSLQTFKLFIGKFSSDLTWLMTASVLKEATFDVRSIHNQIVYEIVDDDLVRKETNSNQHSYSVNFKLEDGVQTTTVFQFNRDIPDINSTSDLSESGPLVLYDLMGPRRSKRRFVQPERYYGCDDDMAEFDVEMTRLVGGRRKVEYEELPLALSIQADHAYRTGEIEEIASSYKRELFGGNIRPHEKRSSESSSGWRNALKSDVNKLADKKSVTADRQHQLAIVPLHPPSGTDLTVHEQVPLDVAVPEHLSAEIGEIVSRYIHFNSSSTSHDRKASKMNFTKPEARRWGQVKISKLKFMGLDRRGGTLGSHKKYKRNTTKKDSIYDIRSFKKGSVAANVYKELIRRCMANIDATLNKEQPPIIDQWKEFQSTKSSQRESGDHLAMNRDEEVSEIDMLWKEMELALASCYLLDDSEDSHAQYASNVRIGAEIRGEVCRHDYRLNEEIGIICRLCGFVSTEIKDVPPPFMPSSNHNSSKEQRTEEATDHKQDDDGLDTLSIPVSSRAPSSSGGGEGNVWALIPDLGNKLRVHQKRAFEFLWKNIAGSIVPAEMQPESKERGGCVISHTPGAGKTLLIISFLVSYLKLFPGSRPLVLAPKTTLYTWYKEVLKWKIPVPVYQIHGGQTFKGEVLREKVKLCPGLPRNQDVMHVLDCLEKMQMWLSQPSVLLMGYTSFLTLTREDSPYAHRKYMAQVLRQCPGLLILDEGHNPRSTKSRLRKGLMKVNTRLRILLSGTLFQNNFGEYFNTLTLARPTFVDEVLKELDPKYKKKNKGASRFSLENRARKMFIDKISTVIDSDIPKKRKEGLNILKKLTGGFIDVHDGGTSDNLPGLQCYTLMMKSTTLQQEILVKLQNQRPIYKGFPLELELLITLGAIHPWLIRTTACSSQYFKEEELEALQKFKFDLKLGSKVKFVMSLIPRCLLRREKVLIFCHNIAPINLFLEIFERFYGWRKGIEVLVLQGDIELFQRGRIMDLFEEPGGPSKVMLASITTCAEGISLTAASRVILLDSEWNPSKSKQAIARAFRPGQDKVVYVYQLLATGTLEEEKYKRTTWKEWVSSMIFSEDLVEDPSHWQAPKIEDELLREIVEEDRATLFHAIMKNEKASNMGSLQE, from the exons ATGAAGAGGCATATACATTACAATGCTCATCCAATTGATCCACACC CTTTTGAGGCATTCCGGTACGGATCTTGGCAAGCTGTGGAGCGCCTAAGGATCAATATGGGGACCATCACTACTCATGTTCTAGTTGATGGGGAGGTGATTGAGGAGAATATTCCGGTAACAGATCTTCGAATGAGATCTAGAAAAGCTACTTTATCTGATTGTGCCTGCTTCTTACGACCTGGACTTGAGGTTTGTGTGCTTTCAATCCCTTACCAAGGAGAAGATTCAGGGGATGAGAAAGATGTCAAGCCT GTGTGGATTGATGGAAAAATAAGATCTATAGAGAGGAAGCCTCATGAGCTCACTTGTACTTGCAAATTTCATGTCAGCGTTTATGTCACTCAAGGCCCTCCTCCCATTTTGAAGAAAACCCTAAGTAAAGAGATAAAGATGTTGCCCATTGATCAGATTGCAGTTCTCCAAAAACTTGAACCTAAACCTTGTGAAGACAAACGCTACCGTTGGAGTTCTTCTGAGGACTGCAATTCGTTGCAGACTTTTAAACTATTCATAGGAAAATTCTCCTCTGACCTGACATGGTTAATGACTGCATCTGTCCTGAAAGAAGCTACATTTGATGTGAGATCGATACATAACCAGATTGTCTATGAGATTGTGGATGATGATCTAGTCAGAAAAGAAACAAATTCTAACCAACATTCTTACTCAGTGAATTTCAAGTTAGAAGACGGAGTTCAAACAACCACTGTTTTTCAATTCAATAGGGATATCCCAGATATAAATTCTACCAGTGACCTTAGTGAATCCGGGCCTCTAGTTCTGTATGATCTAATGGGCCCACGAAGGTCAAAGCGTCGGTTTGTACAGCCAGAGCGTTATTATGGatgtgatgatgatatggcaGAATTTGATGTTGAGATGACAAGGTTAGTTGGGGGTAGGAGAAAAGTGGAGTATGAAGAACTACCACTTGCACTTTCTATTCAGGCTGATCATGCTTATCGAACTggtgaaattgaagaaattgCCAGCTCTTACAAGAGAGAGTTGTTTGGAGGAAATATCAGACCTCATGAGAAAAGGTCCTCTGAAAGTTCATCTGGATGGAGAAATGCACTCAAATCAGATGTAAATAAGCTTGCAGACAAGAAATCAGTTACAGCTGACCGTCAACATCAACTTGCTATTGTTCCCCTGCACCCTCCTTCAGGAACTGATTTAACTGTCCATGAACAGGTTCCACTTGATGTTGCTGTTCCTGAACATTTGTCTGCAGAGATTGGTGAAATAGTTTCCAGATATATTCATTTCAATAGTTCTTCAACATCGCATGATAGGAAAGCTTCCAAAATGAACTTCACAAAACCGGAAGCTAGACGCTGGGGTCAAGTcaaaatttcaaagttaaagttcatGGGACTTGATCGAAGAGGTGggacattaggttcacataagaaatacaaaagaaatactaCAAAGAAGGATAGTATTTATGATATAAGATCATTCAAAAAGGGTTCTGTAGCGGCTAATGTGTACAAGGAATTGATCAGAAGGTGCATGGCGAACATTGATGCCACACTTAATAAAGAACAACCACCAATAATTGATCAGTGGAAAGAGTTTCAGTCAACAAAATCTAGCCAGAGAGAGTCGGGTGATCATCTCGCAATGAATAGGGACGAAGAGGTTTCAGAAATTGATATGTTATGGAAGGAGATGGAACTAGCCTTGGCATCATGTTATCTTCTAGATGACAGTGAG GATTCCCATGCTCAATATGCAAGTAATGTCAGGATAGGAGCTGAAATACGTGGAGAAGTTTGTCGACATGATTATCGACTGAATGAAGAAATCGGAATTATTTGCCGGCTATGTGGATTCGTTAGCACCGAAATAAAGGATGTTCCACCACCTTTT ATGCCTTCGTCAAACCACAATTCCAGCAAGGAGCAAAGAACTGAAGAAGCTACAGATCACAAGCAGGATGATGATGGCCTTGATACTTTGTCCATTCCTGTTTCTTCCAGAGCACCCTCATCATCAGGAGGAGGGGAAGGAAATGTCTGGGCATTGATACCTGATCTGGGAAACAAATTACGGGTACACCAAAAAAGAGCCTTTGAGTTTTTGTGGAAAAATATTGCTGGATCCATAGTACCTGCAGAAATGCAACCAGAGAGCAAAGAGAGAGGTGGCTGTGTTATTTCTCATACTCCAGGAGCTGGGAAAACCTTACTTATTATTTCCTTCCTTGTAAGCTACCTGAAGTTATTTCCTGGGTCACGACCGTTGGTCCTTGCTCCCAAGACAACACTCTACACCTGGTACAAAGAAGTACTGAAGTGGAAGATTCCTGTGCCAGTCTACCAAATTCATGGTGGTCAAACCTTTAAGGGAGAGGTTCTAAGGGAAAAGGTGAAATTATGTCCTGGTCTTCCTCGCAACCAAGATGTCATGCATGTCTTGGACTGCCTTGAGAAAATGCAGATGTGGCTTTCGCAACCAAGTGTTCTCCTCATGGGTTACACCTCTTTCTTAACACTGACACGGGAAGATTCACCTTATGCGCATAGGAAATATATGGCTCAGGTGTTGCGGCAGTGTCCAGGGCTACTAATACTTGATGAAGGGCACAACCCAAGAAGTACAAAATCCCGGTTAAGAAAGGGTCTAATGAAGGTCAATACACGGCTTAGGATTTTACTTTCTGGTACATTATTTCAGAATAATTTTGGAGAGTATTTCAATACACTTACCTTAGCAAGGCCAACTTTTGTTGATGAGGTCTTGAAGGAGCTTGATCCCAagtacaagaagaaaaacaaaggtgCATCGCGCTTTTCATTGGAAAATCGAGCAAGAAAGATGtttattgataaaatttcaACTGTCATTGATTCAGACATCCccaagaaaaggaaagaaggCCTAAACATATTGAAGAAACTAACAGGTGGATTCATAGATGTGCATGATGGTGGAACATCTGATAACCTTCCTGGTTTACAATGTTACACCTTGATGATGAAATCAACTACTCTTCAACAAGAGATCTTAGTGAAGCTTCAAAATCAAAGGCCCATCTACAAAGGATTTCCTCTGGAGTTAGAGCTGTTGATTACCCTTGGTGCAATCCATCCTTGGTTGATCAGAACGACAGCGTGTTCTAGCCAGTACTTCAAGGAAGAGGAGCTGGAGGCTCTCCAGAAATTCAAGTTTGATCTGAAGCTGGGTTCGAAAGTCAAATTTGTGATGAGCCTAATTCCTCGTTGTCTCCTCAGGAGAGAAAAGGTTTTGATATTTTGCCACAATATTGCTCCAATTAATCTTTTTCTGGAGATATTTGAGAGGTTCTATGGGTGGAGAAAGGGCATTGAAGTACTGGTGCTTCAAGGTGACATTGAGCTTTTTCAAAGAGGAAGGATAATGGATCTATTTGAGGAGCCAGGTGGACCATCAAAGGTTATGTTGGCATCCATTACAACTTGTGCAGAAGGCATTAGCTTGACCGCAGCATCACGTGTAATATTACTGGATTCGGAGTGGAATCCTTCCAAGAGCAAGCAAGCCATTGCACGGGCTTTTCGTCCTGGTCAGGACAAAGTTGTCTATGTCTACCAGCTTCTGGCAACGGGCACACTGGAAGAGGAGAAATACAAAAGAACAACATGGAAAGAATGGGTATCAAGCATGATATTCAGTGAAGACCTTGTGGAGGACCCTTCTCACTGGCAAGCACCAAAAATTGAAGATGAATTATTGAGAGAAATCGTTGAGGAGGATCGAGCTACATTATTCCATGCCATTATGAAAAATGAGAAGGCTTCTAACATGGGAAGTCTGCAGGAATGA